One segment of Paraburkholderia caribensis DNA contains the following:
- a CDS encoding DUF2160 domain-containing protein: MFTWMYWTPEVAIFFGCVVAMLAGMTLWEMRAPTIERKGFLPIATTRGDRLFIGLLTAAYVNLAWIAISGEGASAWPGFAASVVVLLAIMWKG, encoded by the coding sequence ATGTTCACGTGGATGTACTGGACACCCGAAGTCGCGATCTTCTTCGGCTGCGTCGTCGCGATGCTCGCGGGCATGACGCTGTGGGAGATGCGTGCGCCGACTATCGAACGCAAAGGCTTTTTGCCGATTGCGACGACGCGTGGCGACAGGCTCTTTATCGGACTGTTGACGGCCGCTTATGTGAATCTCGCGTGGATTGCGATCAGCGGCGAAGGCGCGAGCGCATGGCCGGGCTTTGCGGCGTCTGTCGTCGTGCTGCTCGCCATCATGTGGAAGGGATAA
- a CDS encoding Fe2+-dependent dioxygenase encodes MIVSIPDVLSPAEAAAMRAALEASDAWVDGRATAGYQGAPVKRNQQIAEGSQIALEMGDRIVASLERHPLFISAALPNKVYPPLFNRYEGGMHFGSHVDGAIRLVPGSGVRVRTDISITLFLTPPDEYDGGELLVEDTFGVQEVKLPAGHAIVYPGTSLHQVRPVTRGARVSSFFWAQSLVRDDTQRAMLFDLDGAIQRLNASNGDEAARRTLVGCYHNLLRMWSET; translated from the coding sequence ATGATTGTCTCGATCCCCGACGTACTGAGTCCCGCCGAAGCCGCCGCGATGCGTGCTGCGCTCGAAGCCAGCGATGCATGGGTGGACGGCCGCGCGACGGCCGGCTACCAGGGCGCGCCCGTCAAGCGTAACCAGCAGATCGCGGAAGGCTCGCAGATCGCGCTGGAAATGGGCGACCGGATCGTCGCGTCGCTGGAGCGTCACCCGCTGTTCATCAGCGCCGCGCTGCCGAACAAGGTGTATCCGCCGCTCTTCAACCGCTACGAAGGCGGGATGCACTTCGGCAGTCATGTCGACGGCGCGATCCGGCTGGTGCCGGGCAGCGGCGTGCGCGTGCGCACCGATATTTCGATCACGCTGTTTCTCACGCCGCCTGACGAATACGACGGCGGCGAACTGCTGGTCGAAGATACCTTCGGCGTGCAGGAAGTGAAACTGCCTGCCGGGCATGCAATCGTGTATCCGGGCACGAGCCTGCATCAGGTGCGTCCCGTCACGCGCGGCGCGCGCGTGTCGAGTTTCTTCTGGGCGCAAAGCCTCGTGCGCGACGACACGCAACGCGCGATGCTGTTCGACCTCGACGGCGCGATACAACGCCTCAACGCATCGAACGGCGATGAAGCGGCGCGCCGCACGCTGGTGGGCTGCTACCACAACCTGCTGCGCATGTGGAGCGAGACCTGA
- a CDS encoding DMT family transporter: MNPAYLAFALLGLIWGSNFLFMKWASLWITPAQIVFLRVLSGFLPLLVYALATKALACKQLRHAHHFIVMSLLATTVYYYAFAKGASLLLSSVAGMLSGAIPLFSFVCAWVLLRAERPSPRALVGVVGGFAGVLLIARPWNGAVASIDLSGVAYMAAGSLSVGCSFVYARRFLSKLDMSPVALSTWQIGFALLTIACVTPFDGITRIAHDTRAAVGIVLGLGLLGTGAAYILYYFIVQRLGALAASSVTYIPPVVALGIGVLVAHEPIQPLDLLAMACILGGVFLLQSGRNPQKTATVARRTA, encoded by the coding sequence ATGAATCCCGCTTATCTCGCGTTCGCGCTGCTCGGCCTGATCTGGGGCAGCAATTTTCTGTTCATGAAGTGGGCCAGCCTGTGGATCACGCCCGCGCAGATCGTGTTCTTGCGCGTGCTGTCCGGGTTCCTGCCGCTGCTCGTCTATGCGCTCGCGACGAAGGCGCTCGCGTGCAAACAGCTGCGACATGCGCACCATTTCATCGTGATGTCGCTGCTCGCGACGACCGTTTACTACTATGCGTTTGCCAAAGGCGCGTCGCTGTTGCTGTCGAGCGTGGCGGGCATGTTGAGCGGCGCCATTCCGCTTTTCTCGTTCGTCTGCGCGTGGGTGCTATTGCGCGCGGAACGGCCCAGCCCACGCGCGCTGGTCGGCGTGGTGGGTGGTTTCGCGGGCGTGTTGTTGATCGCGCGGCCATGGAATGGCGCGGTCGCGAGCATCGATCTGAGCGGCGTCGCGTATATGGCGGCGGGCTCGCTGAGCGTGGGCTGCTCATTCGTCTACGCACGGCGCTTTCTGTCGAAGCTCGACATGTCGCCCGTCGCGCTGTCCACATGGCAAATCGGCTTCGCGCTGTTGACGATTGCCTGCGTGACGCCGTTCGACGGCATCACCCGCATCGCGCACGACACGCGCGCCGCCGTCGGCATCGTGCTCGGGCTGGGACTGCTCGGCACGGGCGCCGCGTATATCCTGTACTACTTCATCGTGCAGCGGCTCGGCGCGCTCGCGGCTTCGAGCGTCACGTATATTCCGCCCGTCGTTGCGCTGGGAATCGGCGTGCTGGTCGCGCACGAACCCATTCAACCGCTCGACCTGCTCGCGATGGCCTGCATTCTTGGCGGCGTGTTCCTGCTGCAAAGCGGGCGTAATCCGCAGAAGACTGCAACCGTGGCACGACGTACCGCGTAA
- a CDS encoding carbohydrate ABC transporter permease, with translation MNKPLNQKAWLLVVPVFICVAFSAILPLMTVVNYSVQDIISPTQHVFVGTEWFRNIMTDPDLRGALGRQIIFSACVLLFEIPLGVGLALAMPASGWRASAALVVLAMPLLIPWNVVGTIWQIFGRPDIGLLGYVLNRIGVDYNYTASPTDAWVTVLVMDIWHWTPLVALLCYAGLRAIPDAFYQAAEIDGASRFAVFRYIQLPKMRGVLMIAVLLRFMDSFMIYTEPFVLTGGGPGDSTTFLSQYLTQKAVGQFDLGPAAAFSLIYFLIILLLCFILYNWMERVGKGGPATTGEDNA, from the coding sequence ATGAACAAGCCGCTCAACCAGAAGGCGTGGCTGCTCGTCGTGCCTGTTTTCATCTGCGTCGCGTTCTCAGCGATCCTGCCGCTGATGACGGTCGTCAACTACTCCGTTCAGGACATCATCAGCCCGACGCAGCATGTGTTCGTCGGTACGGAGTGGTTTCGCAACATCATGACCGATCCCGATCTGCGCGGTGCATTGGGCAGGCAGATCATTTTCTCGGCCTGCGTGCTGCTGTTCGAGATTCCGCTCGGCGTCGGGCTGGCACTCGCGATGCCGGCGTCCGGCTGGCGTGCATCGGCGGCGCTCGTGGTGCTCGCGATGCCGCTGCTGATTCCATGGAATGTGGTCGGCACGATCTGGCAGATCTTCGGCCGGCCCGATATCGGTTTGCTCGGCTATGTGCTCAATCGCATCGGCGTCGACTACAACTACACGGCGAGTCCGACCGACGCGTGGGTCACGGTGCTGGTGATGGATATCTGGCACTGGACGCCGCTCGTTGCATTGCTCTGCTATGCGGGTCTGCGCGCCATTCCCGATGCCTTTTATCAGGCCGCGGAAATCGACGGTGCAAGCCGTTTCGCGGTGTTTCGCTATATCCAGTTGCCGAAGATGCGCGGCGTACTGATGATTGCCGTGCTGTTGCGCTTCATGGACAGCTTCATGATCTATACGGAGCCATTCGTGCTGACGGGCGGCGGCCCGGGCGACTCGACCACATTCCTTAGCCAGTACCTGACGCAAAAGGCCGTCGGTCAATTCGATCTTGGACCCGCGGCGGCTTTCTCGTTGATCTACTTCCTGATCATCCTGTTGCTCTGCTTCATTCTCTACAACTGGATGGAGCGCGTAGGCAAGGGCGGTCCTGCAACGACGGGAGAAGACAATGCGTGA
- a CDS encoding LysR substrate-binding domain-containing protein, which yields MSATPPLKALIAFESAMRLSSFSAAADELNVTPGAVGQQIQKLEAWLGVVLFARQVRQIIPTDEARAYYAQIQPALAQIMHASRRVRENQGKGVRVSMPPSYAAKWFAPRMTDFLIAHPDIALELNTTTAMVDFELQSIDLAVRYFDGNAPDLHVQLLHADEARVYCSPSYARRLKLKAPDDLQRATLLHNTLHPHWTTWLKKFSKLSARQIDGMAGIHFDQSLMAIEAAVRGQGVVLTSAVLTEAETAAKSLIDPFGQSLPLKTAYYLVHPNSIELKPGAATLKAWFTGEP from the coding sequence ATGTCCGCCACGCCACCCCTGAAAGCGCTGATCGCGTTCGAATCCGCGATGCGTCTGAGCAGTTTTTCTGCGGCTGCCGATGAACTGAACGTGACCCCCGGCGCAGTTGGCCAGCAGATCCAGAAGCTCGAGGCGTGGCTCGGTGTGGTGCTGTTCGCGCGTCAGGTGCGGCAGATCATCCCAACGGATGAAGCGCGCGCCTACTACGCACAGATTCAGCCGGCACTCGCGCAGATCATGCATGCCAGCCGCCGCGTGCGCGAGAATCAGGGCAAAGGCGTGCGCGTGTCGATGCCGCCCAGCTACGCGGCCAAATGGTTCGCGCCGCGCATGACGGACTTTCTGATCGCGCATCCGGACATCGCACTGGAGCTGAACACCACGACCGCGATGGTCGATTTCGAATTGCAGTCGATCGATCTCGCAGTGCGTTACTTCGACGGCAATGCGCCCGATCTGCATGTGCAACTGCTGCATGCCGACGAAGCGCGCGTCTATTGCAGTCCATCGTACGCGAGGCGGCTGAAGCTGAAGGCCCCCGACGATCTGCAACGTGCAACGCTGCTGCATAACACGCTGCATCCGCACTGGACGACGTGGCTGAAGAAATTCAGCAAGCTGTCTGCGCGGCAGATCGACGGCATGGCGGGCATTCACTTCGACCAGTCGCTGATGGCGATCGAGGCGGCAGTGCGCGGACAGGGCGTCGTTCTCACGAGCGCGGTATTGACGGAAGCGGAGACGGCGGCGAAATCGCTGATCGATCCCTTCGGTCAGAGTCTGCCTTTGAAGACCGCGTACTACCTCGTGCATCCGAACTCGATCGAACTCAAGCCGGGCGCGGCGACCCTGAAGGCATGGTTCACCGGCGAGCCATGA
- a CDS encoding TonB-dependent receptor, producing the protein MLRTTPLAAAVMAVFATPLYAQTTTPATPAVQLAQASSSASPASQPSASQPSDSNTLPAVKVTGQTDNATDFQPDKSSVGAKVPTALRDIPQAVTVIPKAVLQSQAANSFSDALRNVPGITIGAAEGGQIGNNINLRGFSARTDIYLDGFRDRGQYYRDTFNLESIDVLYGPSSLYFGRGSTGGVINQVSKEPTLKKRADVSVQAGTHDRYRTTVDLDTPITDTSAFRINAFGQSLGSSRDVMKNKDYGVAPEVKFGIGTPTEITLSALIQHNRDQPDYGIPPLNGHPAPVNRGTFYGYTDDRTIQDVQTFSARIKHRFNDDVTVRNQTQFSHYSTEARATNAASVLTGPLSTSTALTNGNFTTIDPSKLFVKLQGKDRNINDHSVYNSTDVEWKFNTGPVKHDLLAGVDLSHETYSNQSFTATSPGMTSNTIGVVPLIDPPYTPRPANVKEVATNLAESSANGVGLYLNDTISLGEHWKVVGGVRWDRYEASIKNTINLPRYATQTNYFTSVRGGIIYQPADWQSYYVSYGTSFDPSLEALTLTNGQQNLPPEHNKSYEVGAKLDLLGGGLSVTQSLFNIEKTNARTANPDGSYTLDGDIRVRGYQLGLAGHITDKWQVFGGYTYMDGTILQAFDGTQGKTPANTPRNTLTLWTTYLFTPHWEIGGGPTYMSSRYAANNNLVQVGGYTRWDAMAAYHAKRYDVQINVLNLTDKNYYDALIPSDGGRAVPGYGRTFLATLNYRFF; encoded by the coding sequence ATGCTTCGAACCACGCCACTCGCAGCGGCCGTCATGGCCGTCTTTGCGACGCCGCTCTACGCCCAGACGACGACGCCGGCCACACCGGCAGTGCAACTTGCCCAGGCTTCATCGTCCGCTTCTCCCGCCAGCCAGCCCTCCGCCAGCCAGCCTTCCGATAGCAACACACTGCCCGCCGTCAAGGTGACGGGGCAGACCGACAACGCCACCGACTTCCAGCCCGACAAATCCAGTGTCGGCGCCAAGGTCCCGACCGCGCTGCGCGATATTCCGCAGGCTGTCACCGTCATTCCCAAGGCCGTGCTGCAATCGCAGGCTGCGAACTCGTTCTCCGACGCGCTGCGCAATGTGCCCGGCATCACGATCGGCGCAGCCGAAGGCGGCCAGATCGGCAACAACATCAACCTGCGCGGCTTCTCGGCGCGCACCGACATCTACCTCGATGGCTTCCGCGATCGCGGCCAGTACTATCGCGACACGTTCAACCTCGAATCGATCGATGTGCTGTATGGTCCGTCGTCGCTGTATTTCGGACGCGGCTCGACGGGCGGCGTGATCAACCAGGTCAGCAAGGAGCCGACGCTGAAAAAGCGCGCCGACGTCTCCGTGCAGGCGGGCACGCATGACCGTTACCGCACCACGGTCGACCTCGACACGCCGATCACCGACACCTCCGCGTTCCGTATCAACGCATTCGGCCAGAGCCTCGGCTCGTCGCGCGACGTGATGAAGAACAAGGACTACGGCGTCGCGCCCGAAGTGAAGTTCGGTATCGGCACGCCGACGGAAATCACGCTGTCTGCGCTGATCCAGCACAACCGCGATCAGCCCGACTACGGCATTCCGCCGCTGAACGGCCACCCCGCGCCCGTGAATCGCGGCACGTTCTACGGCTACACGGACGACCGCACGATTCAGGATGTGCAGACCTTCAGCGCGCGCATCAAGCATCGCTTCAACGACGACGTGACGGTGCGCAACCAGACGCAGTTCAGCCACTACAGCACGGAAGCGCGCGCGACCAATGCGGCGTCGGTGCTGACGGGGCCGCTCTCGACGTCGACGGCGCTCACCAACGGCAACTTCACGACGATCGATCCTTCGAAGCTGTTCGTGAAGCTGCAGGGCAAGGACCGCAACATCAACGACCATTCGGTCTACAACTCGACCGACGTCGAATGGAAGTTCAACACGGGGCCGGTCAAGCATGACCTGCTCGCCGGCGTCGATCTGAGCCACGAGACGTACAGCAACCAGAGCTTCACGGCGACCTCGCCGGGCATGACGTCGAACACGATCGGCGTGGTGCCGCTGATCGATCCGCCGTACACGCCGCGTCCCGCGAACGTGAAGGAAGTGGCGACCAATCTCGCGGAATCGAGCGCGAATGGCGTGGGCCTGTACTTGAACGACACGATTTCGCTCGGCGAGCACTGGAAAGTGGTGGGCGGCGTGCGCTGGGACCGCTACGAAGCGTCGATCAAGAATACGATCAACCTGCCGCGTTACGCGACGCAGACCAACTACTTCACCAGCGTGCGCGGCGGCATCATTTATCAGCCGGCCGACTGGCAGTCGTACTACGTGTCGTACGGCACGTCGTTCGACCCGTCGCTCGAAGCGCTGACGCTCACCAACGGCCAGCAGAACCTGCCGCCCGAGCACAACAAGTCATACGAAGTCGGCGCGAAGCTGGACCTGCTCGGCGGCGGTCTGTCCGTCACGCAATCGCTGTTCAACATCGAAAAGACCAACGCGCGTACCGCGAACCCCGACGGCAGCTACACGCTCGACGGCGATATCCGCGTGCGCGGCTATCAGCTCGGGCTCGCCGGTCATATCACGGACAAGTGGCAGGTGTTCGGCGGCTACACGTATATGGACGGCACGATCCTGCAGGCGTTTGACGGCACGCAAGGCAAGACGCCCGCGAATACGCCGCGCAATACGCTGACGCTGTGGACGACCTATCTGTTCACGCCGCATTGGGAAATCGGCGGCGGTCCGACGTACATGTCGTCGCGTTACGCGGCGAACAACAACCTCGTGCAGGTTGGCGGCTACACTCGCTGGGATGCGATGGCCGCTTATCACGCGAAGCGTTACGACGTCCAGATCAACGTGTTGAACCTGACCGACAAGAACTACTACGACGCGCTGATTCCGTCCGACGGCGGACGCGCGGTGCCGGGTTACGGCCGTACGTTCCTCGCGACGCTAAACTATCGCTTCTTCTGA
- a CDS encoding ABC transporter substrate-binding protein, with amino-acid sequence MQHRRRIVALAVAGVVAGACANHAALAGTPEAQKWVDSEFQPSTLSKQQQMDEMKWFIDTAAKLKSQGVKEVHVVSETIDTHMYESKTLAKAFTEITGIQVKHDIIQEGDVVEKLQTSMQSGQSIYDGWISDSDLIGTHYRYGVIVPLSDYMAGEGKEYTNPGLDLKDFIGTSFTTAPDKKLYQLPDQQFANLYWFRADWFARKDLQDKFKAKYGYDLGVPVNWSAYEDIADFFTNDVKTVDGEKVYGHMDYGKKDPSLGWRFTDAWLSMAGEADKGIPNGIPVDEWGIRVTPDGCHPVGASVSRGGGTNSPAAVFATTKYVDWLKKYAPPEASGMTFSEAGPVPAQGKIAQQIFWYTAFTASMLKPGNVTNADGTPKWRMAPSPHGPYWKDGMQNGYQDVGSWTFFKSTPANQRAAAWLYAQFVTSKSVSLKKSIVGLTFIRDSDIHSDYFTKNADKYGGLIEFYRSPARVAWTPTGNNVPDYPKMAQLWWKNVATAAAGEKTPQAAMDNLAKEMDQVLGRLQRAGMKVCAPQLNAESDPSKWLSDQHAPWKKLANEKPKGETVKYDQLLAAWKAGKVR; translated from the coding sequence ATGCAACACAGGAGACGGATCGTCGCGCTCGCGGTGGCAGGAGTGGTCGCGGGGGCTTGTGCGAATCACGCTGCACTGGCAGGCACGCCAGAAGCGCAGAAATGGGTTGATAGCGAATTCCAGCCGAGTACGCTGTCCAAACAGCAGCAGATGGACGAAATGAAATGGTTCATCGACACGGCTGCGAAACTCAAATCGCAAGGCGTCAAGGAAGTGCACGTGGTGTCGGAAACGATCGACACGCACATGTATGAATCGAAGACTCTTGCCAAGGCATTCACGGAAATCACGGGCATTCAGGTCAAGCACGACATCATTCAGGAAGGCGATGTCGTCGAGAAATTGCAGACCTCGATGCAATCCGGTCAAAGCATTTACGACGGCTGGATTTCGGACTCGGATCTGATCGGCACGCACTATCGCTATGGCGTGATCGTGCCGCTGTCCGATTACATGGCGGGCGAGGGCAAGGAGTACACGAATCCGGGCCTCGACCTGAAGGACTTCATTGGCACGAGTTTCACGACCGCGCCGGACAAAAAGCTCTATCAGTTGCCCGACCAGCAGTTCGCCAATCTGTACTGGTTCCGCGCGGACTGGTTTGCGCGCAAGGATCTGCAGGACAAGTTCAAGGCAAAGTATGGCTACGATCTCGGCGTGCCCGTGAACTGGTCCGCGTATGAGGATATCGCCGACTTCTTCACGAACGACGTGAAGACCGTCGACGGTGAAAAGGTCTACGGCCACATGGACTACGGCAAGAAAGATCCGTCGCTTGGATGGCGCTTCACAGACGCATGGCTTTCGATGGCAGGTGAAGCCGATAAAGGCATTCCGAACGGCATACCCGTCGACGAATGGGGCATTCGCGTGACGCCGGACGGTTGTCATCCCGTTGGCGCATCCGTGTCGCGCGGCGGCGGCACGAATAGCCCGGCTGCCGTCTTCGCGACCACCAAGTACGTCGACTGGCTGAAGAAGTATGCGCCGCCCGAAGCATCCGGCATGACGTTCAGCGAAGCCGGCCCGGTTCCCGCGCAGGGCAAGATCGCGCAGCAGATCTTCTGGTACACCGCGTTCACGGCGTCGATGCTCAAGCCCGGCAACGTGACGAATGCGGACGGCACGCCCAAGTGGCGCATGGCGCCGTCGCCGCATGGCCCGTACTGGAAGGACGGCATGCAGAACGGCTATCAGGATGTCGGCTCGTGGACTTTCTTCAAGTCGACGCCCGCGAATCAACGTGCTGCCGCGTGGCTTTACGCGCAATTCGTGACGTCGAAGTCGGTGTCGCTGAAGAAGTCGATTGTCGGTCTCACGTTTATTCGCGACTCGGACATTCATAGCGATTACTTCACGAAGAACGCCGACAAATACGGCGGCCTGATCGAGTTCTATCGCAGCCCGGCGCGTGTCGCGTGGACGCCGACGGGCAACAACGTGCCCGACTATCCGAAGATGGCGCAACTCTGGTGGAAGAACGTCGCGACGGCGGCTGCCGGCGAGAAGACGCCGCAAGCCGCGATGGACAACCTCGCGAAGGAAATGGACCAGGTGCTGGGGCGTTTGCAGCGTGCCGGGATGAAGGTGTGCGCGCCGCAACTGAACGCGGAAAGCGATCCGTCGAAATGGCTTTCGGATCAGCATGCGCCGTGGAAGAAGCTCGCGAACGAAAAGCCGAAGGGTGAAACGGTCAAGTACGACCAGCTGCTCGCAGCGTGGAAGGCGGGCAAGGTTCGGTAG
- a CDS encoding ABC transporter ATP-binding protein translates to MARIEFQNLGHAYRPNPASLDDYALQPMSMVWEDGGAYALLGPSGCGKSTLLNIVSGLLTPSEGKVLFNGRDVTLQGARERNIAQVFQFPVIYDTMTVFDNLAFPLRNRGLPAAEVRTRVHEVADILDMARELPRKASNLSADAKQKISLGRGLVRKDVAAILFDEPLTVIDPHMKWMLRRQLKKIHQQLKLTLIYVTHDQVEALTFADEVVVMTNGRVVQKGGPEALFLRPDHAFVGYFIGSPGMNLCPVSLDEGAIKLGSQRVTVDASTLATLKSTNGDLKLGIRPEFVRLAGDGEAGAVRAQVTRAQQLGNYQLVTANCEGHVFNAKMEPGLRVMDGPVWLRVAAPETVYFSNDERIAVRAAGGA, encoded by the coding sequence ATGGCGCGCATTGAGTTTCAGAATCTCGGTCACGCGTACCGGCCCAACCCCGCCTCGCTCGACGACTACGCACTGCAGCCGATGAGCATGGTGTGGGAAGACGGCGGCGCTTACGCGCTGCTCGGTCCTTCGGGTTGCGGCAAGTCGACGTTGCTCAATATCGTGTCGGGCCTGTTGACGCCGTCGGAAGGCAAAGTGCTTTTCAATGGACGCGATGTCACCCTGCAAGGCGCGCGCGAACGCAATATCGCCCAGGTCTTCCAGTTTCCGGTGATCTACGACACGATGACCGTGTTCGACAATCTCGCCTTTCCGCTGCGCAATCGCGGGCTGCCTGCCGCCGAAGTCCGCACGCGCGTGCATGAAGTGGCCGACATTCTCGACATGGCGCGTGAGTTGCCGCGCAAGGCAAGCAATCTGTCGGCGGATGCAAAGCAGAAGATTTCGCTTGGACGCGGACTGGTACGCAAGGACGTGGCGGCGATTCTGTTCGACGAACCGCTGACCGTCATCGATCCGCACATGAAATGGATGCTGCGGCGTCAGCTGAAGAAGATCCACCAGCAATTGAAGCTCACGCTGATCTACGTGACGCACGATCAGGTCGAGGCGCTGACATTCGCGGACGAAGTGGTCGTGATGACGAATGGCCGCGTCGTGCAAAAGGGTGGGCCGGAAGCGTTGTTTCTTCGTCCCGATCACGCGTTTGTCGGCTATTTCATCGGTAGTCCAGGGATGAACCTGTGTCCCGTGAGTCTCGATGAAGGCGCGATCAAGCTGGGCTCGCAGCGCGTCACTGTCGACGCGAGTACGCTCGCGACGCTCAAAAGCACGAATGGCGATCTCAAGCTCGGCATTCGGCCCGAGTTCGTGCGTCTTGCCGGCGACGGCGAAGCGGGCGCAGTCCGCGCGCAAGTCACGCGCGCGCAGCAGCTCGGCAACTACCAGCTCGTGACGGCGAACTGCGAAGGTCACGTATTCAACGCGAAGATGGAGCCGGGTTTGCGTGTGATGGATGGCCCCGTGTGGTTGCGCGTCGCTGCGCCCGAAACCGTCTATTTCAGCAACGACGAACGCATTGCGGTGCGAGCCGCAGGAGGCGCGTGA
- a CDS encoding carbohydrate ABC transporter permease, with the protein MRDNRRWIRALVLLGYIAFALIPLYWMLSISLRTNEETMSAFSIWPHQVTFENFKVIFTDPSWYWGYINSIVYVLMNTVMSVLVALPAAYAFSRYRFLGDKHMFFWLLTNRMTPPAVFLLPFFQLYSSVGLMDTYVAVALAHMLFNVPLAVWILEGFMSGVSREIDETAYIDGYSFPAFFIKIFLPLIKSGVGVTAFFCFMFSWVELLLARTLTTVNAKPIAAVMTRTVSAAGMDWGVLSAAGVLTIIPGALVIYFVRNYIAKGFAMGRV; encoded by the coding sequence ATGCGTGACAACCGCCGCTGGATACGCGCGCTGGTCCTGCTCGGCTATATCGCGTTCGCGTTGATTCCTTTGTACTGGATGCTGTCGATATCGCTGCGCACCAACGAGGAAACGATGTCGGCGTTCTCGATCTGGCCGCACCAGGTGACATTCGAGAACTTCAAGGTGATCTTCACCGACCCGTCGTGGTACTGGGGCTACATCAATTCGATCGTTTATGTATTGATGAATACGGTGATGTCGGTGCTGGTCGCATTGCCGGCCGCGTACGCGTTCTCGCGCTATCGCTTTCTCGGTGACAAGCACATGTTCTTCTGGCTGCTCACCAACCGGATGACGCCGCCCGCCGTGTTCCTGTTGCCGTTCTTCCAGCTCTATTCGAGCGTCGGACTGATGGACACGTATGTCGCCGTCGCGCTCGCACACATGCTGTTCAATGTGCCGCTCGCAGTGTGGATACTCGAAGGTTTCATGTCGGGTGTTTCGCGTGAAATCGACGAGACCGCTTATATCGACGGCTATTCATTTCCGGCGTTCTTCATCAAGATTTTTCTTCCCTTGATCAAGTCGGGTGTCGGCGTGACGGCGTTCTTCTGCTTCATGTTCAGCTGGGTCGAACTGCTGCTCGCGCGCACGCTGACCACCGTCAACGCAAAGCCGATTGCCGCCGTGATGACGCGCACGGTATCGGCGGCGGGGATGGATTGGGGCGTGCTGTCCGCGGCGGGCGTGCTGACCATCATTCCCGGCGCGCTCGTCATTTACTTCGTGCGCAACTACATCGCGAAGGGCTTCGCGATGGGGAGAGTGTGA